A window of the Bactrocera neohumeralis isolate Rockhampton unplaced genomic scaffold, APGP_CSIRO_Bneo_wtdbg2-racon-allhic-juicebox.fasta_v2 cluster09, whole genome shotgun sequence genome harbors these coding sequences:
- the LOC126764241 gene encoding uncharacterized protein LOC126764241 — protein sequence MVSALKKPGRCDGCKKLILSSQDMGQLLDETMEHFISSNSLKLFSRLQIDTSFSDFNPETWQTQASYMDGKKIINSLKVVNDTAERAVKLMQDYHGLLTKNESDWGYILQCIQEHRKIYQKCSKQSFKSCK from the exons ATGGTCAGTGCTCTTAAAAAACCCGGCAGATGCGATGGATGCAAAAAACTTATTCTAAGTTCACAAGACATGGGACAATTGTTAG ACGAGACCATGGAGCATTTCATATCTTCCAACAGTCTCAAATTGTTTTCAAGGCTGCAGATAGATACCAGCTTCTCGGATTTCAACCCAGAAACATGGCAGACGCAGGCTTCATATATGGatggcaaaaaaataataaactctcTTAAAGTAGTTAACGACACTGCAGAAAGAGCCGTAAAACTAATGCAAGATTACCATGGATTGCTAACCAAAAATGAAAGTGATTGGGGTTATATTTTGCAATGCATACAAGAACATAGGAAAATATATCAGAAGTGttcaaaacaaagttttaaaagttgtaaataa